The Dioscorea cayenensis subsp. rotundata cultivar TDr96_F1 chromosome 7, TDr96_F1_v2_PseudoChromosome.rev07_lg8_w22 25.fasta, whole genome shotgun sequence genome includes a region encoding these proteins:
- the LOC120265146 gene encoding uncharacterized protein LOC120265146: protein MPRNSVAYDQGVKNFIEFAFRHGSINDMILCPCPMCGFSKRLNRDEVYDHLICKQFPKGYTIWYLHGESHPRETTNAPANIEIASQRNVVVQDPIIDMVNDAFGVHEPISEEAFQTVDEGVRQIDDDIPNVNQTRNATDEFHELSNDDQQPLYEGCANYSKLSFILKLYHIKCLCGMSDKAMTMILELLHDAFPHIKIPSSFYDAKKTITKLGLNYEKIHACPNNCMLYWGNEEDEDRQNCKICNTSRWKERKGGSDSLSNGNKARRKIPAKVVRYFPLRPRLQRLFLSSKTAKDMR from the coding sequence ATGCCGCGAAACTCAGTTGCATATGACCAAGGTGTTaagaattttattgaatttgcttTTCGGCATGGTTCAATTAATGATATGATACTCTGTCCATGTCCTATGTGTGGATTTAGTAAGCGTCTAAATCGTGACGAGGTATACGATCATCTAATttgcaaacaatttccaaaaggTTATACAATTTGGTACCTTCACGGAGAGTCCCATCCACGAGAAACAACTAATGCTCCAGCAAACATCGAAATTGCTTCACAAAGAAATGTTGTCGTTCAAGATCCAATTATTGATATGGTAAATGATGCTTTTGGAGTACATGAACCTATTTCTGAGGAAGCCTTTCAAACAGTAGATGAAGGGGTCAGACAAATAGATGATGACATACCAAATGTGAACCAAACTAGGAATGCAACAGACGAGTTTCATGAGTTATCTAATGATGATCAACAACCTCTGTATGAAGGGTGTGCAAATTATTCAAAACTATCATTTATATTGAAATTGTACCACATCAAGTGTCTATGTGGAATGAGCGATAAGGCAATGACGATGATATTGGAGTTGCTACATGATGCATTTCCGCATATAAAAATTCCAAGCTCTTTCTATGATGCGAAGAAAACCATCACAAAGCTTGGATTGAACTATGAAAAAATACACGCATGCCCAAATAATTGCATGCTTTATTGGggtaatgaagaagatgaagatagaCAAAATTGCAAGATTTGTAATACTTCTAGGTGGAAGGAAAGGAAGGGTGGATCAGATTCCTTATCCAATGGTAATAAAGCTAGAAGGAAGATTCCTGCAAAAGTGGTCAGATATTTTCCATTGAGACCTCGTTTACAAAGGTTGTTTTTGTCTTCAAAGACAGCAAAGGATATGAGATAG
- the LOC120264446 gene encoding glucose-6-phosphate isomerase, cytosolic-like isoform X2, translating to MIIVLFASYLLGCFHFRHQAVAKHMVAVSTNLTLVEKFGIDPANNFAFWDWVGGRYSVCSAVGVLPLSLQYGFPVVQK from the exons ATGATAATAGTTTTGTTTGCATCATATTTGCTTGGTTGTTTTCATTTCAGGCACCAGGCTGTTGCAAAGCATATGGTAGCTGTCAGTACAAATCTTACG CTTGTAGAGAAATTTGGTATTGACCCTGCTAATAATTTTGCGTTTTGGGACTGGGTAGGAGGCCGTTATAGTG TTTGCAGTGCTGTTGGTGTGTTACCTTTGTCTCTCCAATATGGTTTTCCAGTTGTTCAGAA GTGA
- the LOC120264446 gene encoding glucose-6-phosphate isomerase, cytosolic-like isoform X1 produces the protein MIIVLFASYLLGCFHFRHQAVAKHMVAVSTNLTLVEKFGIDPANNFAFWDWVGGRYSVCSAVGVLPLSLQYGFPVVQKYDSIV, from the exons ATGATAATAGTTTTGTTTGCATCATATTTGCTTGGTTGTTTTCATTTCAGGCACCAGGCTGTTGCAAAGCATATGGTAGCTGTCAGTACAAATCTTACG CTTGTAGAGAAATTTGGTATTGACCCTGCTAATAATTTTGCGTTTTGGGACTGGGTAGGAGGCCGTTATAGTG TTTGCAGTGCTGTTGGTGTGTTACCTTTGTCTCTCCAATATGGTTTTCCAGTTGTTCAGAAGTATGATTCCATTGTTTAA